The following are from one region of the Pectobacterium actinidiae genome:
- a CDS encoding NupC/NupG family nucleoside CNT transporter, whose translation MSQVLHFVLATAAIFLLALLVSHDRKRIRLRFIVQLLVIEVLLAYFLLHSSIGLNAISAFAGLFEKLLSFANQGTDFVFGGMNAQGLSFIFLNVLCPIVFISALIGILQHWRILPLIIKGIGTLLSKVNGMGKLESFNAVSTLMLGQSENFIVYKGILADMSPRRMYTMAATAMSTVSMSIISAYMTMLDAKYVVAALILNMFSTFIILSIINPYQPDDEPELKLEKLHEDQSFFEMLGEYILAGFKVAMIIMAMLIGFVALIAAVNALFSTLFGISFQAIMGYVFSPLAWLIGIPSSDILNAGSIMATKLVANEFVAMIELKKIAAEMSPRGLGILSVFLISFANFASIGIIAGAIKGLNEAQGNVVSRFGLKLVYGSTLVSLLSAAVAGLVL comes from the coding sequence ATGTCACAGGTTTTACATTTCGTTTTAGCAACGGCAGCCATTTTTTTACTGGCCTTGCTCGTCAGTCACGACAGAAAACGCATACGACTGCGCTTCATTGTGCAACTGCTGGTGATTGAGGTGCTGCTGGCTTATTTCCTTTTACATTCCAGCATCGGACTTAACGCGATTAGCGCCTTTGCCGGTTTGTTTGAAAAGCTATTATCTTTCGCCAATCAAGGCACCGATTTTGTGTTCGGTGGGATGAATGCGCAGGGACTTTCCTTTATCTTCCTCAATGTGCTCTGCCCTATCGTCTTTATTTCTGCGCTGATTGGTATTTTGCAGCACTGGCGCATTTTACCGTTGATTATTAAAGGGATCGGTACACTGCTGTCCAAAGTGAATGGGATGGGGAAACTGGAGTCGTTTAACGCCGTGAGTACGCTGATGCTCGGGCAGTCAGAGAATTTTATCGTCTATAAAGGCATCCTCGCCGATATGTCGCCACGACGGATGTACACGATGGCGGCAACAGCAATGTCGACCGTATCCATGTCGATTATCAGCGCCTACATGACCATGCTGGACGCCAAATACGTGGTAGCGGCGCTGATTCTGAATATGTTCAGCACCTTTATCATTCTATCGATTATCAACCCTTATCAGCCTGACGACGAACCAGAATTGAAACTGGAAAAGCTGCATGAAGACCAAAGCTTCTTTGAAATGCTGGGGGAATACATTCTTGCCGGTTTTAAAGTGGCGATGATTATTATGGCGATGCTGATCGGTTTCGTAGCCTTGATTGCCGCTGTAAATGCGCTGTTCAGCACTCTCTTCGGCATTAGCTTCCAGGCGATTATGGGCTATGTCTTTTCACCGCTGGCATGGCTTATCGGCATTCCGTCTTCCGATATTCTGAACGCTGGCAGCATCATGGCGACCAAGCTGGTGGCAAATGAATTCGTTGCCATGATCGAGTTGAAGAAAATCGCCGCAGAGATGTCACCACGCGGACTGGGCATTTTGTCCGTGTTCCTGATTTCCTTCGCTAATTTCGCGTCAATCGGCATCATCGCGGGGGCAATCAAAGGGCTGAATGAAGCACAGGGCAACGTGGTATCGCGATTCGGCCTGAAGCTGGTTTATGGTTCTACACTGGTGAGTTTACTGTCGGCGGCAGTAGCGGGACTGGTGCTGTAA